One segment of Natranaeroarchaeum aerophilus DNA contains the following:
- the eif1A gene encoding translation initiation factor eIF-1A, whose product MSDDNGRNDLRMPDDDEVFAEVTNMLGANRVKVRCADGEERTARIPGKMQKRIWIREDDVVLVEPWDWQDEKADITWRYEKQEADQLRDEGHIR is encoded by the coding sequence ATGAGCGACGACAACGGACGAAACGACCTCCGGATGCCCGACGACGACGAGGTCTTTGCCGAAGTCACGAACATGCTCGGCGCGAACCGCGTAAAGGTACGCTGTGCGGACGGCGAGGAACGGACCGCCCGAATCCCCGGCAAGATGCAAAAACGCATCTGGATCCGCGAGGACGACGTCGTGCTCGTCGAGCCGTGGGACTGGCAGGACGAAAAAGCGGACATCACGTGGCGCTACGAGAAACAGGAAGCCGACCAGCTTCGCGACGAAGGCCACATTCGGTAG
- a CDS encoding class I SAM-dependent methyltransferase encodes MKPIPLDDLPTHSSWATYLLGAVDDPPRDPDLFTGTETYENIYEYLLKSYRENSPSYEEFVRQTRGNGRDEQSLISIEEELFLVDDAELVKRDRTVVREALSPVLDGGETVLDLGCGWGWTLGAIADAFPDVQVVGGEYNTAGVELARELHADDDRISVAQFDFYGDWSLLDAVSGDEDTVMFTKGAFVTLPEAGPTVERFEELVQAGDLQAGAHLEQIGPHPETVLGILRKRYAQERGYSMDLLGHLEDASSLTITDTAYDVLGDNPLHPLTEIQWQSG; translated from the coding sequence ATGAAGCCCATTCCGCTGGACGACCTCCCGACTCACTCGTCGTGGGCAACCTACCTGCTCGGTGCGGTCGATGACCCTCCGCGTGATCCGGACCTGTTCACCGGGACCGAGACGTACGAAAACATCTACGAATATCTCCTCAAATCCTATCGGGAGAACTCTCCGTCGTATGAAGAATTCGTCCGGCAGACTCGCGGAAACGGGCGGGACGAACAGAGCCTCATATCCATCGAGGAGGAACTGTTCCTCGTTGACGACGCTGAACTCGTTAAGCGAGATAGAACTGTCGTCAGGGAGGCTCTTTCACCGGTTTTGGATGGTGGGGAGACGGTGCTTGACCTCGGCTGTGGCTGGGGCTGGACGCTTGGTGCAATCGCCGATGCATTCCCGGACGTCCAGGTCGTTGGCGGTGAGTACAATACGGCAGGCGTCGAGTTGGCCCGCGAACTGCACGCAGACGACGACCGTATCTCCGTCGCGCAGTTCGACTTCTATGGCGATTGGAGCCTACTCGATGCTGTTTCCGGTGACGAAGACACAGTGATGTTCACGAAGGGCGCGTTCGTGACGCTGCCCGAGGCAGGACCAACCGTCGAACGCTTCGAAGAACTCGTGCAAGCGGGCGACCTGCAAGCGGGCGCTCACCTCGAACAGATTGGACCACATCCGGAAACTGTACTTGGAATCCTTCGGAAGCGGTACGCCCAGGAGCGAGGCTACAGCATGGACTTGCTCGGCCATCTCGAAGATGCGTCTTCACTCACTATCACCGACACAGCATACGACGTGCTGGGCGACAACCCACTGCATCCGCTGACCGAGATTCAGTGGCAATCCGGCTGA
- a CDS encoding DUF7470 family protein, with translation MLKKLGAVGIVGLLALLGGIVLIAYESLVIAGGLALVLAGLGLMVRSLIQSVLGSMGMGGMF, from the coding sequence ATGCTCAAGAAACTCGGTGCGGTCGGCATCGTCGGCCTGCTGGCACTGCTCGGCGGAATCGTCCTGATCGCCTACGAGAGTCTCGTGATCGCTGGCGGGCTGGCGCTCGTGCTGGCCGGGCTCGGGCTGATGGTCCGCTCGCTGATCCAGAGCGTGCTCGGCTCGATGGGGATGGGCGGGATGTTCTAG